The sequence below is a genomic window from Cygnus atratus isolate AKBS03 ecotype Queensland, Australia chromosome 4, CAtr_DNAZoo_HiC_assembly, whole genome shotgun sequence.
GCAGGCAAGAAGACTGAACGCCTCACCTGGTGATAAATATCATTGCTGGTGCTTATAAAAGCACACTGAGCTTTTTTGCTGGTATTTGCATGAATcaaaaaaatgggggaaaaaatgcatcaaGTTCTGTGTTTACCAAACAAGATCGCTTCATCTAAAGCCTGTAGTGAAGGCTTCCTGTGTGCGTCTCCCCTTTCTCACAGGTGGAAGCTGGGCATCAGTGGTACCTTCAGGTCATCTACATCATCGGCCCGGAGAGCATCGCAGGGCCTCGCGTTCAGCGCTCCCTGCCTCACCACGTGAAACGCAGCCGCAGGGACGTGGTGGACGGCAACGGGAGGCTGGTGCTGGACGACTCCTTGATCTACGACAACGAGGGCGACCAGGTCAAGAACGGCACCAACATGAAGTCACTGATCCTGGAGATGGAGGAGGCCGTGGTCGCAGCCTCCTTATCGCAGACAGGCGCGTCCCTCGGGAGCGCGTTCGCTGCCGTcatgctgctggtgctggtgcttcTGGGAGTCTGCCTCGTCACCAGGAGGTGTCGGAAGCTGCAGAGGAAGCGAGAGGCTGCCCGAGCTGCCCCGGAGGAGCATCCCCTGAACACCAAGGTGGAGCTGCCCAAGGGCACGGAGAAGGTGGTGAACAGCCAGTACTGCACCGTGAGGAACATCAACATATTGAGGGAAACGGGGGGCGTCTCCAGCCTGAAAGGTAGGAAGGTGAAGCAGGTGAACTTAGAAGTCAAAGTCCACAACAACTTGCACGACGGAACAGAAGTTTAATGGAGCAcatacttttgttttctaaaagctttttataacttgtaaaaaagaaaaacacagaaatgaaaaacaaaaggtaagTAAAACTATGCTGATATTTTTATACTCTCATGAGAAAAGGAGTGGCTCTGGCTTTGTGTGATGAGCAGCAGTCCAGGCTCCCACTCCTCTGCCTGCGACCGAGCTCCCTCATCGCACACAGCTCGTTTGTGCTGATATCTGAGCAGGGGAAAATGCCGCCGGGGCAGAAGTCCCCCAGGGAAGGAGGCCTCTGCAGCGGGGCCTCGTTCAGCCCTCACGAGGAAGAGACCGTGGTTCCACGCGGGACCTGGCGGCGCTTTCAGCTATCACTGGGAAACTTGATGCATTTGTGGCACTGTGTTGCTGAGCCTTGAGCACCccagtgtgtgcctgcagcacaTGGGAGCAGTTCCCACCTCCCTCGGggcaaaaacaagaaaagcaacttATCCTTGTGTAATAGCAGAGGCAGGGTGACTCGCTTTGCTTCTTAAAGTGAGGCAAAACTAGACAGAAAACCCACTTGCAAACATGGTGCTCAGTATTTTGGGATTTGGGGTTTCATTTTGCCTGAGCCTCAGGCACTGGCAGCTCggctgcagccctgtggggGTTTTGCTGCAGTGGTGCTCGTGgcgggggggtgtggggggtggCAGGGACATGAATTGTCACATGGGGCGTTAATTGTCACATCTCACCGCACTGCAGAGTAAAGTTTGAGTATGAACCTATCAGAGCGTGACGGGGGTGTCCTTTCCCTGCGCCTCCCTGCCTTCGGCCTCCACTTCTCCCCACTGCAGCACGCGGGGGAGGCCCCTGGCCCCCTGCCCACAGCATCCAATGGGGCCGTGGCAGCAGAGTGGTCGGTGGGGAGCTCCCCAGGGGGTGGTGGGGCTGCGAGCGGTACCTGGGGGTGTCCTTGGCCCCTTTCCTGCcccaagccctgctgctgctccccagccgtGCAGGTGCCCCCATCCCATCCTGAGGCCGTGGCCCAGAGCTGGGACACTCCGGGCTCCAGTGACAAGGCCACCACAtgtccctgcccagggagcAGCCGTGAAGGTGACTTCAGGCAAACAACCTGACAAAGGCGGCCATCTCCTTGGCCAGGTGCCTCCAAGCTCTGTGGACATCCAAGATGTGCCAGAAGAGCTCAGCAGGGGCCCTGATGATGAACAGAGccaggaactgctgctgtgcacCCGGTTACTTAGCTACACCAAAAAGGTACAACTAAGTAACACGATCGACCTGAAGGGAGCATCTCTGCAAGAGTTTCTCTGCAAAAGCTTCCCTGCAAAGACTTGGCATGAGCTCTCCCAGACCAACCAGACCCTGGCGGGGACACCTGGCTGGCTCAGTGGTGCGCGTCATCTCTGAAGCGAGACTTTTTTACACCATCGATCCATTCCAGTCCTGGGAGCGGTTGCGCACTCACACCCTAACTTCCCCCCAGTAATCTGTGGGGTTCAAACCCTGGATTTTGAGTTGGTTTTCTGTCCTAACAAACTGTTCCCCACGTACTTCTCCATGCctcttttcctgtgctgcttaTGCTGCAACCTTGGAGGAGAATGGCATGCAGCACCAGTGACTTGAATGCGCCCAGCAGTTTCAGTGGCAAGGTAAGGTGTCCTGCTTTCCTAATGCTCTCGTCTCTGATCGGTGTGCAGCATTGTTCTGGAACGTTACCACAAATCACAGACCCCAGTGAAAATCCATACTGGAAACCACCACTTACACCTAACCCAAGTTAATCATGCAGGTGATCGGAGTTCTCCTTTCAAGCTCTAGAATTGTTGGTTGTGTTTTGCAGCTGTACTCTGAGGGCCCCATCAGAATTACCTGGGGTTCCCATAGTGGAAGAGTCCTCTCTATCTCTTAAAACAATTCTGTTCAGGAAGTGATAGCTGAAACTGAAGGATAACAACTGCTCCTGCTTTACCAAACAGTAAAGTAACCATACCTGTAAAAAGGCAGAGTTAAAGAATGAGTTATTCCCCCCCCCAAAGACTGAGTTTTCCATATCATTGTGCGCACTTGATGTTCACTCTGAATGCAGTTACACGGGCAGCACTAACAGCAGTGCCGCATGGACCAGTGCGGGTAGAACCACCAGAAAACTTGCTCCAAAATACTATAGCAGGCATGCAGCAACTTCATTCGCAGCAAAGTAAGTGTACCCCTGATTCCTGGCATCGAGAGTGACTAGACTCGGCACAGCAAGTGTTAGCTAGCAGCACTGACTGTTGccctgtgaaatattttcagcccTTTAAAACTGACAGTCATACGTAGTCAGGGAAAATAACAGGTCCAGTGAGACAAATGGCTCTAGCTGCTGACCTTCTTCCCCAGGGGTGCTCTTACTGGGAGCAGGCTTTTCTCCATAAAGCCCCAGGCCTCCGCACAAGGGTTAAGCGGCTGCCACACGTAGGTGtacacctccagcagcagctacaCAGAcgctccccctgcccagccGTCCCTGCTGGGGGTGGTGTGGGCATCCCCCACCTCCCTTTTGAGCCACAGAGCTGTTGGTGTCAGACATCCACTGTCAGGCTCTGTACCCCAGTGTCCCAGTGCTGACCAGTACAAACTGGTCAGGATGGCTGCATCGCCCTCCCTGGGACCAACTGAGGCAGGcgccaccagcagccccacgcAGCCCGTGCCCTGTCCCCACCTCAGGCAGCGGGATCAGCGttcccctgcacacacacacacaagaccTGTTGCTAACAGCGCTGGCAGCTCCAcctcagctcccagctgagCAGGGGGGAACAGCCCAGCCCGGGTCACAGCCAGCCCCCCGCCCTCCTCGCCCAGGATCCCCCACTTACAGCAGGGAAAGCTCTGTGACAGCCACCAGTGCAGCGCTGCGAGGAGAAAGGCTGCAGCCTCAGCGCGGCAGAGGGAACAGCCCCGGCAGTGCCTGGCAGatgcagggaggaggcagagagaggaggagggactGGAGAGAACAGCCCAAAGCCAggctgctgagccctggggcCAGGGGGCTGTCACCTGCAGCCATCGCTACCCTGGGGCAGAGGGGGTGCCTGCTTGGCACATCAGGGCTCTGCTTCTTGCACGTGCTTCTTTAcagagcctcctcctcctgttctttTCAGGCATCATTTCCCCTTGGAAAGCTCTTTAGCAGAGCTGGGGCTAACAATTGTCTCCCCAGGTACCAGACCTAACTCTACCACCCCCAGCCATCACACCTGAGGGGGCAGCAGCAATCCAGAGCCATCCCCAATTGCCCAAACAGGCTCCTGTTCTACGTGCTGAGCTCCAGTATCTAgatcaccccccccccccccccccccaagagaTAAGTAAgtaggaagaaaggaaatgagtaTTCAGTGACATACTGATAAGAACTTAGCTAGTGCAGACAGAACCCACCAAAACTGGTTTGcggaaagacaaaaataaagcaaggttAAAtctaaagacaaaagaaaagcagtgcttcCACCACCAGGGGTAGCCCCAGAGCACCCACACAAGGACTCAAGTCAGCCCAACAACATTGCTCAGACCAAGGcagaaaagaacagcagcacCACAACATCACTCCTGGCGATGCAGGAGAGCACTCAGCACACTCCCTACTGCAGTGAGAAGCTACGTCCCCCAACCAGAGCTTAAATACAGCACCGGGACCAATGGGGAGGTGTGTGGGCAGCGGGGGCCCCAGGTGAGGCCGTCAGGGTGAAGCCTGGATCAGCAGCCACAACCCAGCAGCTCTGACATCTCCCTGGTGGCTTCCTGGCAGAGCACGGGTGACACAAGCTGGCAGCATGCTTGGGACCGAAGGATGAGGCGGCAACATCATCCCCGTTTAGGGTGGGTCAAAGCGTCCTCTGTGCAGCGATGCACAGTGAGGGCGAGCAGCGAGAAACGTGTGTGGTAAATGTGCTGCTCACACCCTGCACACGGTGGTCTTTGTGATACATGCCGTAAGATCTCTGTGGTGAGGTCagtcctcttttctttcctggcgGTAGGACAGCAATTGTTGGGCACAGACTACGGACTGAATGTTCACCACCTAACTTGTCTGCGTTCCCTCCAGGAATTGAGATGAGAAGGGACCTTTTCAAGCAGTAAGAGTGGGGACAGCCAGTCAAGGAAGACcccttttcagcttttccagatCCCAGGCCCACCCCAAGCTCCAGGCTGACGCGATTTGCAGCCAGCGACATAGTTGGCTGCAGCAGAAGTGAGAAGGTCTCCGAGAAGTTTGCCTGGCGATGGGAGCATCAGTCTCACACTCAGgtgtttatgttttattatacACCTCAGGATAGATACATCGTGAGGCTTGTGACTGTTGAGGAGTCCCATCTGccctgaggaagaaaatagttCCCCTGAAATTTGACAGACCTCTTTCAAAATAAGCCTGTTACACCtggaagaaatagaaacagcCCTCAAAATATATCCAGCTCAGactaagtactttttttttcctcccccaatATCAGTGTGCACACACACTTCAGCTGGAGTGCTTTCTGTCCGCCACCAGACCCGTTAGAGGGGGTTGCCTGTCCCCTCCAGCACAGTGTCCCAGGCACGTGTGCAATCATTGCGTGTTGTGTGAGGGATGGCTGAGAGGATGAGATGTCACTGGCAGATGAAATCATAAAAATGGTTTCCCACTTCATACTGAGTGTGAGACCATGATTTAAGTTGTAGCAGCGATTTGTGACTGCCTAGTCTGGGAGCTCATCAGGAAGAAATGTCAGGGAGTAAGGAAGCTCAGCGATTACGAACCCACTGAAAGCAGGAGTGATTATTAACTCAGCAGGATCTTAGGACAGCACGACAGGAAGAATTTCTGATGGAGGTGGTGGCTTTGAGAGTCCCCTAGGATAGTAGAAAGACTCGAGGTGGGATAGTGTGTATTACTCAAAACCCACGCATCCAGGAAAGGtgaatttaaaatcaaacaaactcACAGAGGTACTGCCGAAGGACTGAATGAGGACACACTGTAGGAGAGAAACTGTAAAGAGCTCCCTGTTGTGCAGACTGTACGGCACGTGCTGAGGCACGATCCcagttttctgtgttcttcAGTCTCAGAAGGAAATAGTGGGAAACACAGTGAAGATATTTACCTACAAGCCGATACTGAAAAAGTACGTGTTGGGTATAAGCTGGTGATGAGCAAATTTAGTAGGAAATTAGACGTCTTTTCCATTGGAACAACAGAAGCCAAAAGTGCCCCGGAGTGAGACTCTTGGGAAGCCATCATGGCACGGGGATATTCGGTGGGTGTCAGCAAACAGACTCTGACCCGTGCAGGTGAGAAAAGAGCGCATAGTGGAAAGGTTTGCGTGAGTGACATTTCAAAACCTGGAATGGCCAGCTCTCAAACTCTATACGGCCTCACTGccctttctctccatcttttatTAGATGAGACTTTGCAAGGAAACTGTAAGGGGGGATGTGTTACATGTAGAAAAGTGAGTCCAGAAGTTCAGGCAGGCTCAGCAGCgtgtgtacatgtgtgtttAGGATGTCAGATGTGGGGCTATTTCAGAACAGCTGAGTTTGATCTGAGAGCCTTTAGACCTTCAGCCTTTTACTTCATTACCCTGTTGTGACATTATGCTGCACAGCCTTGAAAAAGGGATTTCAGCTACAGGGAGACTGTCTCAGAGGCGTGGAAGTCCTGGATGCTTCTAAGCCTGTGTCAAAATGGAGCACATTAAAAAAGCAGCCAGGCTGTCAGGTCTGCACAGACAACGaaggactgctgctgctggaagtgcAGCTGGAGCGGCTGTTAGGTGTTCATTCGTTCCCGCCTTCGTGTCTCGCAACGAAAGATGCTTTATTTGCTCACCAAGGCTTAGAGGGGAACGACCACATTGAGTTTCTACACTTAACCCCACTTCAGGCAGACCAACACTAGTCTGAAGGTTGTACCATCTTTGTCTTGTTGGCAGAATGGACACATCCTTCTCTGAGGGCTTTGTCTTGTTCTCCCTTAGTCGGTACAAAACTTGACAAAAGTTCCAGGCCAGAAATGGGCAGCACCTGGACACCCTCCGAGGGGTGGGGACACCCCTGTGGGTTCCACCTGTGCTCTGTCAGTGGGCGGTCAGCAATCACTGCCTGGCAGCCTCAGGTGGTGGCAGTTAATGTGCGACCTGATTTATGTCTGTCATTTATGTCTGTCATTTATTGCTGTCATAACCCGGGTATTAATATTGAATGTCCTAGTTGTGCACCGTATGGATATTGACAAATAAGTTTGTGTTTATTGATCAGCTCGccctgggcagctgcagctcgCTGTGCCTCTGGTTCCTGGACAACTCCAGCCCTGGACACCCCCAGCTCGTGGACGTCTCCAACCCCAGGAGTCTCCTGGATGCCTCCAGGTAATTACAGCTTGTGCTTGTTACAACAGCCTGAGCTTTAGGCCAGTTTGTTAATCAATCAGTAATGTGAATATGAGAATTTAATGTCACGGTGGTACATTGCCTAGGTATTGACTAATTGGTTTGCGTTGTAGTTATTGGTTAATTAGCCCTGGACATCTGTGTCTCCCTGTGTCTCCCCCTTGTGGATGGCTCCAGCTGGATTTCTGCTCCAGGTAAATAAACACAGCTCGTGCTTGTTAACCCAATCTGGGCTTTAGACGAGGTCATATACCAATCACTTTTGTAACTTGAATATTAATATTGAATGGCGCAGTTGTGTGTTGTGCAGACATGGATCAACCTGGTTTGTATTGATCTGTTAGTCCTGGACACGGCTATAGTTGGTGGACATGTCCAGCCCTTGACGCGTTCAGCTTGTGCTTGTTGCAACAATGTGGGCTTTAGACAAGGTCGTAAATCAATCACTGTCACAGCTTTAACACTGCACGTGTTGTGTTTGTATGCTGTAAAGTATAGGCTGgttggtttgtattttttttgttaatgagCTCTTTGTGTCTACAGTTCATGGATGGCTCCAGCCCTGGTTGTCTCCTGGATGTTTCCAGCTTATTCCAGTTTCCAGCTTGATGTCTCCTGGCTGTCTCCAGCTTGTTCCAGTTTCCAGCCCTTGATGTCTCCCGGATCTTTCCAGCCCTTCAAGTCTCTTGGCTATCTCCAGCTTGTTTCTGGCTCAAGCTCTTTAGGTCTTGTgcttgtataaaaaaaaataaagtgctctTTTGACAAGGCTATAAATCAATCACTGTCATAATTTGAATACTAACATGAATGTCACAATTGTCCAAATATTGCACAATTAAGGGGGTTACCATTCTGTACTGGGTACAATGAACGAGCAGTGGAAGGGGAAAAGCACCATTTCGCCCAGAGACGATCTCGAACACTTTGTTCGGCCTGGTGCATGCCGGCATCCCAGACTTTGGGGACTGCCACGACCAGACACCCAGCCCACCCCGCTCCCACCGCCCCTCCAACCCACCCTCacggccccacagcccctggggtGCAAGGTTTGCCCCAGAAACAGCTGACTCGGTCTCCGTTCCTGAGCCCAACCCCACAGAAACTGGTCCATGCTGCACACCCCAAACCGAGTGACCCGCTCTCTGACTCTGAGCCCCAAAACCGGCCCAAAGAGGCCGTTCTGAGCCCCCCAGTCGTGGTGCTCGGTCGGTGCGTTGGGGAACACAGAGGAGCCCGGCGGGACTGCGACAACGGCTGGCAGAGACACCCAGCGCCGCGCTGCTGAGCCCCCGACCAGCCCAATGggccctgtcccagccccacacGCGGGGCTCCGGCTCCGTGCCCGAGGCTCGGGATCGCCCAGCCCAGGGCCCGGGCCCAAACCCGGCCAAAGGAGCCCGAggccgccgctccccgcggccGCCACCGCTTGGGGCCGGAAGCGGCAGCGAGGCGGCGACGGCGGCCGCGAGCGGACAGACGGCGCCGAGGCTCCCGCGTGCCTCTGTGAGGAGGTTGGGTTTGTTCTCCTTGCCTCGTACTGCTCTGGCTTGTTCCTGACGGGCAATAAATTGCGTTAATCTCTGTGCTGAGTCTGGCTGGCCTGTGACAATAGCTGCTGGGCGATCTCCCTGCCCGCACCCCAGCCCCTGAGACCTTCCCATcgcattttctcccctttcccctcgAGGAGGGGCCGTGGCGGGGCAGGGCCGCCCCCCGGGTAACAGCCCCGCGGCTCCCATCCCGGCTGGAGGCGGCAGGCACACCTTGCCCCGCGTGAGGGCTCGGCTCCCGCACTGCCCCGTGCCCCCACCCGGCGCCATGAGGCGAGCCCCTCACCTGCTGCACGGCCCCGGGGGCCGCCAGCCGCCGCCCGGCACGGCCACGGCCACGGCCCCCGGCCGCCGGGAGGAGCCGAGCGGGGcccgcccagccccagccccagcccggccccagcccagcGCCTGCGCAGGCGGTGCCGACATGGCGGAGAAGGCGCAGAAGAGGTGAGGGCCGCCCGATGCCCCCCGGCGGCTGCCCCGGCACGGGACGGGGCCGCCGCGCCCTCCCGCCGCGCGTCCTCTCGCCTCCCCTCAGGGGGAGAGCCCGCGCGCCCCAACGGCCCCAACGGTCCTAacggccccgccccgccccgcgcgccTCAGCCGTCACCCCCGCGCCTCAGTGCCCCCGTGTGTCCcagcggcccccccccccacggctCCCAACGGTCACCGCATGTCCCCCAGCGGACCCCATCTCCCAACGGTGCCCCCGTGTCCCCTAACAGCTCCCCCATGTCTCCCAACGGTCACCGCAtgtgccccagcagccccccatCTCCCAACAATCACCACATGTCCCCCAACGGCCCCCCCGTGTGTCCCAAAGCCCCCCCCAACTCCCAACGGTCCCCCCATGTCCCTCAACAGTCCCCCCACGTCCCCCAGTGGCTCCCCGCATTTCCTGATGATCCCCCCCATCTCCCAACAGCCCCCCCCATGTCCCACTGAACCCCCCCCATCTCCCAATGGtctccccatgtcccccaacagctcccccatgtcccccaacAGTCTCCCCTGCgtgcccccttccccccccccgcgccccgagGGCTCCCCTCACCGCCACCACCCCACACTGTCCCCGATGGCGCCACCCCCGCATGGTGCAGGCACCCCCTGAGCCCCGCGTCCCCCTCACAGTGTGAAGATCGCGCCGGGGGCCGTGGTGTGCGTGGAGAGCGAGATCCGCGGGGATGTCACCATCGGTAAGGACAGAACGTGGCCGGCAGCCCCCCCgcacctccctcccccaggGCGCCGGTGACACCGGCTGGTTCCTGCAGGGCCCAGGACAGTGATCCACCCCAAGGCCAGGATCATCGCGGAAGCGGGACCGATTGTGATCGGGGAAGGCAACCTGATAGAGGAGCAGGCGCTCATCATCAATGGGTCAGTGACAAGCCGGCCAGCGTGCGCGGGGCTCCCCGTGGGTCGCTCCTGGTCTGGTCCAGGGGAGCCAATGCCGTTGGCCTTTGCTGTGAGCTTCAGAACCGGGCCGGAGGAGGAGAGCATTTGTCACCTCCTGGTGCCAGGTCCTTCTGAGCCCGGTGGGAGCACGAGGCCCTGGGCAAGAGCACGGTGTCTGAGAGCCCCGCCAGTCCATCTGGGGTTGGGTGGGACAGGCCCGACTTCAGCCTCTGGCTAAACTGAGCTGCCTAATAGTTAACATCTGTTCACGTTACCGTGCAGGTACCCAGAAAATATTACACCGGAAACCGAACAGATGGAGCCCAAGCCCATGGTCATCGGCACCAACAACGTTTTCGAAGTCGGGTGCTGTATCCTTGCTCCACAGCAAAGCGGCCTGTGATGCGCCATGCTCCCAAGGGTTCAACAGCCCAGTGCTGTGCGAGGGGCAGGGACGTGCTCTGAAAGTGGTGTTGAGGCTTGCCTagtgaaatcaaagcaaaatgttttacattttcctttaacGCTAACCCATAGATTCGCAGGCAATGAAAGTGGGAGATAACAACGTCATCGAGTCGAAAGGTGAGTTTAGGCTCACTGTCCTCGCCCCAGTCAAGGTGAGTTTAGGCTCACCGTCCTCGCCCCACTCAGATTTTTGCTCCTGtcggtgctgggagcaggaggggatcAATCACCTGGCAGTAGATGTGCCCAAGCTGCAGCTGATTGCATTGCATAAGTTATTTTCGCACTGGCGAGCGCCTGCAGAAGCcacctgggctggagctgggtcTGGCTGGCGGCGCTGGGTGGTTTGTGTGTGGGCACAGTGGCGCTGCTGCTTGAGGAAGTGCTCCAGAGCCACCTCAGCTGCGCTCTGTGCCCAGAAGCCCGAGGCAGAGTTAGAAAGGCTGACGGAAGCAGGGCAGAGACATGGGGTTGAGAAGCACCGTGCGGCTCCGAGTGGGGCTGCCCGTGCTCGGCCCTTGCAGGgactcctctctctctctctcgcaGCATTTGTTGGCAGGAACGTGATTCTGACGAGCGGCTGCATCATCGGGGCCTGCTGCAACGTCAACACCTACGAGGTGATCCCCGAGAACACCGTCATCTACGGGGCTGACTGCCTTCGCCGCGTGCAGACCGAGCGGCCGCAGGTGGGTGCTGTGTGGGGAGCCAGGCCGAGCGCCACCTCCCATCCCCCGCAGCTCCCCTCGTGGCAGCAGCGAGGCCAAGCCTTAATTCGCAGCCCACTTCTTTCCAGCCCCAAACGCTGCAGCTGGATTTCCTGATGAAGATCTTGCCCAATTACCATCACCTGAAGAAGACCATGAAGACCGCGTCCACGCCTGTCAAGAGCTGAGAGCCTCCCGCGGTCGGTCGCTGACCGGGGATTTCGTCCTGTCCTTATGAGCACTGCGCAACCGCAGGAAGCCGCTGGTCTCTGCGTCCTTTATTCccttctggaaaacaaaaatgttttttctcgCTTATTTGTGTCCTTTATTTATAGCCCACCAAGCATCTCAGCTCCGCTCTGGATCTGTTGTCTGTCCCGCGCGCTAACTCGAGTATCACACGTGCTGTTTGGGGAATAAACTAGAACCAGCTCACCTCGCAGGGTGGTTTGTGATCCTTCCTGGCCGGGGGGCTGCTAATAAAAGTCCTCTGGGGTTGTATCAAAGCCGCCGGGAAGACGACCGAGCCCCGCAGCTGGCAGGGGGAGGCCGGACCTCACCGTGCCATGAGCGGGGCCCaacggggggctgcgggcagggcggggggcacggggatGGGGCCATCAGCGCCGTGGGGCCCTGCTGCCGGCCTGGCGTTGGGACCGGGCCTGGTGACCACAGAACCTGGTGGTGGGTCCCCATGGGGATGTCGCCTTCCGCCTGCTGTGGgcatccctggcagtgccacGTCCCCACGCCTGTGTCCCTGCGACACCCTTCCCTCATCCCACCTTCTCAGCCCTGCGTCCTGTGTCTCCAACACCGGAGAtccccagccccgtgtcccACATCCCGTGCCCCCAAACTCATGTCCtacacccccagccccacgtccccagTCCCGTGTCCCCAGACTTGTGTCCCATGTCCCCAACCTCATGTCCCGAGCCCCCAGCTCCGCATCCCACGTTCCCAACCCCACCTCCCCAGCCTGGCGCCCTGGGTCCCCAACCCCGTTCCCCCAACCCGGTGCCCCACCCCCTCcgcgcgccccgccccgcgtCCCCTCCTACCCCGGTCCCTCCCCGTCCCCCGCCCCGgtccctccccgctccctccccgccgcccgccgcccgctgcccgccgGCCGCTCGCAGCGCGGAGGTGCCGCGGGCGGGTGCCGGAGCGGCGGCGCCAGCGCCATGAGCGGCGGCCCCGGCGAGCGGGAGGGCGGCCCCGGCGAGCCCGGCCTGCCCGAGGAGGAGGTagcggcaccgggggggctTGGGGCCGGCAGCCCGGGGGTGCGCCCCGGGGGGGtcgggggcggggaggggaggggagggcgcTGGGGGTCCCCTGGGGGTCCCGCGGGGGTCCCGCGGGGGCCGTGACCTTGAGCGGGGAGAGgggggcagaaggaaaaggagcgGGCGGCACATCCCACCCGTCACCCGCTGCGGGGTGTCGGGTCAGGGCACGGGCACCCCACAGCCCGGCGAGCCACGGGCAGGGGTGATGTGGGATGCTGGGACACCGGGACATTGGGACACTTGGACATTGGTACACCGGGATGCTGGGACGCAGCACCCCATGGGACGCCCCGAGCATCCTCGGGGCAGAGCGGCACGCGCGGGCAGGGACGGAGGCCTTATTTGGTAGCACGGCGGCTCCGCGCACCCCGCTCGCGGCCCTCGTCCCCAGCCCTCGCCAGCTCGACCCcggctggggacagccagggtGGGAAGTGGGGACACGGAGGGCGGCCACGGTGGGACCCTTCCCAGCGCCAACTCCTTGCCCATCGCTGCCCCACCGCCGGCACATGCGGGGCACCAAACCAGCGTGGGGACAGCACCCGGGCACGTGG
It includes:
- the DCTN6 gene encoding dynactin subunit 6 isoform X1 — translated: MAEKAQKSVKIAPGAVVCVESEIRGDVTIGPRTVIHPKARIIAEAGPIVIGEGNLIEEQALIINGYPENITPETEQMEPKPMVIGTNNVFEVGCYSQAMKVGDNNVIESKGEFRLTVLAPVKVSLGSPSSPHSDFCSCRCWEQEGINHLAVDVPKLQLIALHKLFSHWRAPAEATWAGAGSGWRRWVVCVWAQWRCCLRKCSRATSAALCAQKPEAELERLTEAGQRHGVEKHRAAPSGAARARPLQGLLSLSLAAFVGRNVILTSGCIIGACCNVNTYEVIPENTVIYGADCLRRVQTERPQPQTLQLDFLMKILPNYHHLKKTMKTASTPVKS
- the DCTN6 gene encoding dynactin subunit 6 isoform X2, with protein sequence MAEKAQKSVKIAPGAVVCVESEIRGDVTIGPRTVIHPKARIIAEAGPIVIGEGNLIEEQALIINGYPENITPETEQMEPKPMVIGTNNVFEVGCYSQAMKVGDNNVIESKAFVGRNVILTSGCIIGACCNVNTYEVIPENTVIYGADCLRRVQTERPQPQTLQLDFLMKILPNYHHLKKTMKTASTPVKS